The stretch of DNA GCGTCCGAAGAGCGACCTGAACACGCTGCCCACGCCGCACCGTTTTCCGGAGGATCTGCCGGATTTAGGCAAAAGAATCACCTATTTTGAAACAAGCCGGGGCTGCCCGTTCAACTGCCAGTTCTGTCTGTCCAGCATTGAGGTGGGCGTCCGGTATTACGATATTGAGCGGGTCAAAGCGGATTTGCTGTATTTGATTGAGAATGGAGCAAAAACGATCAAGTTTCTGGACCGCACCTTCAACATCAACCGCGAGTACGCGCTGGAAATGTTCCGGTTTCTGATTGACAATCATGGCGGCTGCGTCTTCCAGTTTGAGATTACCGCCGACATCATGCGTCCCGAGGTGCTGGATTTTCTCGCGCAGAATGCGCCTCCCGGCATTTTCCGGTTTGAGATCGGGGTGCAGTCCACCAATGACGAGACGAATGAGCTGGTCAAGCGGCGCCAGAACTTTGCCAAGCTGTCCCGCACGGTGATGAAAATCAAGGAGAGCGGCAATATCGACCAGCATCTCGATCTGATTGCGGGCCTGCCGATGGAGGATTACGCGACTTTCCGCAAGACCTTCAACGACGTGTTCGCCATGGAGCCGGAGGAGCTTCAGCTCGGCTTTCTCAAAATGCTGCGCGGCACCGGACTGCGCGCCCAGGCAGCCAAGTACGACTATGTCTACATGGAGCATGCGCCATATGAAATTTTGAGCAGCCATGTGATGCCGTTCTCGGACATCGTACGGCTGAAGCGGCTTGAAGATGTGCTGGAAAAATATTGGAACAGTCACCGGCTGGACCATACGGTCAAGTATTTGATGCGCCATATTTTTGAGTCCCCTTTCGACTTCTTCCAGGAGTTCGGCGATTACTGGGAAGTCCGGGGCTGGCAAAAGATCGGGCATCAATTGGAGGATCTGTTCACCCGGCTGAACGAATTTCTGCTTGAGCGCGGCACGCCGCAGATGGTGATTATAACGGGCCTCATGAAGCTCGATTATTTCCTCGGCCA from Paenibacillus sophorae encodes:
- a CDS encoding B12-binding domain-containing radical SAM protein, translated to MKIVLATLNAKYIHTSLAIRLLKAYSQHEFDIQLAEYTIKDPVMNIVSDLFQKAPDVIGFSCYIWNIEETVKLIGILKKIMPGVTIVLGGPEVSYEPLYWMNREPGIDFIVCGDGEETFHHLLQELRDGRKFHFVYGASYRKGEEIIVNPPRPKSDLNTLPTPHRFPEDLPDLGKRITYFETSRGCPFNCQFCLSSIEVGVRYYDIERVKADLLYLIENGAKTIKFLDRTFNINREYALEMFRFLIDNHGGCVFQFEITADIMRPEVLDFLAQNAPPGIFRFEIGVQSTNDETNELVKRRQNFAKLSRTVMKIKESGNIDQHLDLIAGLPMEDYATFRKTFNDVFAMEPEELQLGFLKMLRGTGLRAQAAKYDYVYMEHAPYEILSSHVMPFSDIVRLKRLEDVLEKYWNSHRLDHTVKYLMRHIFESPFDFFQEFGDYWEVRGWQKIGHQLEDLFTRLNEFLLERGTPQMVIITGLMKLDYFLGHKYKPRKVWWEPVLGKNEWGRYIREIAERPGLLGDPCALAAVSGETAGKLTAEAPAAEISERDLQKYAALEILPFPLTKALASISGLKAGASGGGDTESPGAGMLPQDAGSTLLLVLYQQDESQKPRVYDLPVQRVLQ